The Arachis ipaensis cultivar K30076 chromosome B03, Araip1.1, whole genome shotgun sequence region acaatcatcatattcatcattgGCAAAACCAGTTTTTTCATTCTTGGTAGGAACCTCAGTTGAACTGTGAATAAGAGAATCATAATTTGCTCTCTTTCTGAAATCAAACTTCTTCCTTGTAGTAGCAGTAGTAGATATTGTTGTTTCATATTCCAAATCCTTAACTGCAGCAGCAAAAGCAACAGTACTACTGTATTTGCTTCTTCTCTCTTTGTCTTTATCTTTAACATTCTTCCACCCTTTGAATTCATCAATTGAGACATCTGAATCAACCATTTTGTTCTTGAGGCCACTCCTCAGAGACCCAGCAGCTGAATCTGAATCATTAGGCACAAAGTTCTTCCTGCCATTGTTATTACTCACAGTCACAGCAGCAACCTTATTGGTGTTAAGAACAACAGAATTGTTATCAGAAGACTCAGTAAGAGACACGAATCGACCCCTCCGGCCGGAATCTCTTGAGAGCATCATGAGCATCCTAGCAACCTCTTCTTGCTCCTCCTGCTGCTGCTCCACTTCAGAGACAGAAGCAGATGGAGAAGAAGAACAAAAGGGTCTGAGATTCTTGAACCTCATCATCCTTTTGGATCTCCTCCTTGGAAGCAACGAAGCAGCAGCACCACCAGAACTCTCAGCATCAGATTGGCTATTATTAtcaccatattcatcatcatcaccatcatcatccatAGCCATAACCACCAATTTCTCTCTGTCTTTGTCTTTGTCAGAGTGACAAGCCATGTGGCCACACAGAGCTTTCATTGATGGAAAGCCTTTCCCACATTCCTTGCAGAACCTTTCTTCCTTCTCACGTGCCAAGTTGGTGGCAGCAGCACCATCAATATGCACAAACCTTGTTGTCTTCTTGGGATTCTCCCTTAGCCCATAAATGGGGCTATTATTATTGTTACCAGCagcagcaccaccaccaccaccaccagcagcaGATTGAGTAGGCCATGATGAatccctcttcctcttcttgagaAGAAGATCATGAGTGTTAGCAGCAATGGGAGAAGAAGAAGCATTGATGGTGGTTCTTTCTTCAGTGATGTGGGTCCTGATGTGACCACCAAGAGACTTGCCACATGGAAACCTCTTGCTGCAATACTTGCACACAAACTTCTTCCTCTCCTCCATCATCATACCAATCTCAATTATTCTGATTCTGATCAATAAATTATTCAACAACCAATCAATGAATCTGATTTGGTTGATGCGCCAAAACAAAAACAGAACAAGATCAGCTAAGCATGCCTTCTATCAAACACTGCAAAAGCATAACATGAAACATGAAACATTCATCATTAGAGAGCAATGAtacatgaatatatatatatgatcaaCTAGAACAAGGTGGAATTTTTATTGCAGAAAAGAGATGAAGGGACCAAAATTGAGGATCACCAAAAgagtttgttgttgttgttgttgatgatggtgaCGATGACGATGATGAgcagaaaagagaagagagaatcaaaaatggtgttttgagatgTGACAGTTCTAAGAAGTACAAGATCCGACCCACAAAAAGGGGCGAGACCCCTTAATTTCCGTTTCCCAATAGAATGCGAGAAATTCAATGCCCCAAAAATAAAGATCACATTTTTTGAAGATTACTACTACATtctactcctcctcctcctcctcctactactactactactacttccGCTATTCCTACTTACTAACCAACTTCCTTCAACATTCAAGAACAAACACAATTGAATCAATCACTGATTTTAATAATCATTAAGAGGTAGCTAACAATATAACAAttggcttcttcttttttaattggtttttatttttaccTGTGCTGAGTGATGTAGTTGGAGGAGAATTCCATGCACGAAACAAAGAAAAATAGGGTATGGTTTTATTGGTAGctaagaaaaataacaaaaaattaaggAGGTTGCGCTTATGTTTTGGCACGTGCGActcacacagagagagagagagagagaaagatcaTTTGAAGGGACAAGATTTTCGGTTGTATCATTATCTCAGATGTGATATGCCACTACCCCCGGGGACTTCATTTTAATTCCTTATAAGCTTTTTTTTCTCGGAAAAAAGattattatgaaagaaaaagtcttttgaaaaaaaaaaaaaacttttgctATTTtggtaattaatttattttatatttgaatgTNNNNNNNNNNNNNNNNNNNNNNNNNNAGATTTTTTTAATGTTCAACTAAATAtgtcaaaaataaatttattttgtttattaaaagaGTATATAtctattttggtcctcaaagaattttagactggacattttagtccccaattaaaattaattactcgattagTCCTTAACAATTAATTATGTCAGTCACTTAAGTCCTTTACTCCGTTAATtctaacggaggacaaaatagtcactgacaactctaacaggagacaaaatggtcctgacaactctaacaagggacaaaatgatccctgaccCCTTTATTCAAAAAATGGCACTGTTCTTCTCCattttttatcatatctcgcataatccTAACATTCATACTCTCTTTCTTCACCTTCACATTCTTCTTTTCCATATTTTCCTTCCTCCTCTTTAGCTCCAAGATTAAGCCATGGTGTAATTATCACACGTGTCGCGTctacctcaacatgtcatggaccacacacttcctaaatctttatgactggtacatccacctcctctgcactTCACCCACCAAAAACATCCACTTCCACGTCTTCGATAACACCACCTCCAACCCCGACATGTCCAcgacatcctcaagaccaagttccacaactaCTCAAAGGGCACGCCTTTCTCTACTCTCCGGCAAGCAAcatagattgttggacattaggacatcatgagaagattctccttcgacatcatattcaaattctcatttgaaatagacACCAAGTGCTCTCCGGtaagcaatatagattgttggacattaggacatcatgagaagattctccttcgacatcatatgcaaattctcatttgaaatagacatcgagtgcttcattccttcttttCCAGAGTCCAAGTTGGCATATAGTTTCAACCTCGCATCCAAGCTATCAGTACAACGAGCAATGTCGCCATTGCCGCTCATATAGAAACTGAAGCGATTACTGAACATTGATTCAAAGAAGAAGTTGAAGGAAGCGATCGGAGTGGTAGACAATGTGGTCATGGAGATGATAGCGTAGAGGAGGAGGGAGATGACAACGACGACGACGGATCTTAACAAATCAGACTTGCTGTCTAGATTCATGGGATCCATCGAAGACGATAACTAGTTGAGAGACATAGGTATTAGTTtcctgagtatgaattggttgagaacaagttgagaATTTTTTTTGTGAACATTAAATTTATAGAGTGTGTATTATGTAGTTTGAAGTTACAGTGTTAGACTGCTAGTGTTATGCGAGACATGATGGAAATTGGAAGAGAACAACGTCGTTTCTGAACAGAGGagatcagggaccattttgtcttctgttagagttgtcagggactattttgtcctccgttagagTTAACGGAGTAAAGgtcctaaggtagcgtttgttttgaggtattgagatagagattgagagactgagactcagtatcgtgtttgttagttcagagactggtactaaaatttctgtctctgtttctaaaatttcagtatttcagtacctccaaaaagtagggacacaggggactgaaatttttagagatggagactgaaactttaataacattttatacctaaaatactttcatttcaattaattaattccaattttatcctatgtgtaaattaaattagagttttattcttgtttcaattcctgtcttccattttgcaccaaacagaatactgagatttatttcaatccctgtctcttagtctcagtctcagtctttccgtctctgtctctccaccaaacgctacctaagtgaCTGACAGAATTAATTATTAAAGACCaatcgaataattaattttagttggaaaCTAAAATGTCCGGTCTAAAATTCGAATCAAAATAGGTATaaactcttattaaaaatttacTAAAGATTAAAAAAGAGGTGTAGCCAAGCTGTCTTGCTTGTAGGACCACAATTGAAGGATCAGAATCTCAAACCGATTTAATTGCCTTaaccatatatatattttttaattattataaccTTAACATTGTTGCCGTAATATCCTGTTTTCCCCTATCATCTTCTCCATATTTCCATTCCGAATTGCCTTTCCATGTTTCCATTTTTGTGTTTTGGGGTCAATGTAGAGGTTTCTACTTTACATCTAACCAAAGCATTTTTTGGAAGAAATCTGAAATTAATTGGCTTAAATACAAAACACAttaatttctattattttttatacaaatattttattattagccTTGACTTCCAAAGATGCTAACGAATGACTTTTGATTCTTTCTCCAATATTCACTCATTTTTCATAACCAAATTATATTGAGTTAAATCAAAGTGGTTTTTAAATTTGCAACcgaattttaattttgttctttaatttataattgttccaattttttttttttgaactcaACAAAAGTGCCTCACGGTCGTTCTTAAGATATATTTTGACGAATATTCGTAAAGAAAATGATAATATATATGAAGAAAAGTCACGTTATTCAATCAATGACTATATTAGgtgataattataatttttttaactcaatttaatttttattaaatattaataatttataacTCTAACTCCAATTTAAATTCCAGAAAATATTGTTCACCATTAGAAATTATTCTCTTTCTTTTGATGTTACCTGCATTTGAAAAGGATAATGATGGGCGAAGACAACAACGTTATTAGAAAGGAAATAAACAACTCATTTTGATGGTCATGACAaatggataaaaataatttatagagGTGTGTCATCCAAGTATTATTTTGTTACTCAGATTTTATTTCTATAGTATACTCAGGAGAATGTGGGAATTGAAATGATGGTATTTTGATTCTCTAAAAtcaaacttaattaaaaatagcttttcaaactttgaaccaaacataagAATATGATATTTTCATCTTAAAATTTTTAGGAATTATTTATATTTCCCCCAATCACAGACCCTGTAATGAGGGAAGCAAAACGCTTAAAGATGCTCAAATGAAGAAATTGATAGAGCATGAAATAGTTTAAGACCTATCATTACAAACATGACTCAAATCAAGCACTTACGATGAAAtagcagaaaaacaaaatggGCTTAATGGATCAAAGTTCTCTCTCAAGACGAAACCTTCTTCACTTCGACTATCAATTCCAGAGGTCCAGCTCACTCCTTCTTCAGAGAAATGaggaaaatttttttctttaagcTGAAAATTAAATATTACTCAGCATTAAAGCAGTTTCTTTCAGAACATATACATAATCAACGATCAGTACATGTAAAACTTGTACATTCTTATTCCACAAATTCTCTTCCAAAAATGTTGCCTTCATTCTGCAATCACATGATGCAAAGGGGGACAGTCCTGTTGCCCTGGCTAGCAGCAACTTCATCTTGGAACATTCCCACTTCCCACTCCTTCACTTTTTAGTGCCTCTACCATAGATTTACCAGAGTTGCAAAAATCGTACCCGAACCTTCACTAGATTTCACTCATCATTACCTTTTCCAAACGCACCTAACAACGCCAAGGAGAAGAAAGAGAGTGACTTCTAACGGTAGATGATATTTTTTAGAGCTTAAATTGAGATTAGGGTTATAAACTACTATCAGGAGCTAAgttgaattaaaaaattataattgccATATAATATAGTGGTTGGTTGTCCAGCGTATAGTAGCTTCCCTCCATATATTTTATCACTTCTTTTGCGAATATTTTTCGAAATATATCTCAAGAACGATCATTTTGTTAAGTTCAGAGAAAAATTTGGGACAATTGCAAGTTGAGAGACGAGATTGAGATTCAGTTGCAAGTTAAGGGATCACTTTAAGatttatttgatataaattaacaaattttaggacaaaattaaaataaaataaaatttaagaatatttttaaaaattttaacaaacttAAAAGATAAAAACTATACCTTATCTATTTTAATAAAGATTACaaattttgagaaaaaaataataacaaagtactttatttataatttgaaaagtAGAAGAAACAATTATTTTTACACAGATGAAGTTGTTTTATTTATGGTATTTTCTAATTAGATAGGATAAAGACTAATTTGttatgaatttgaattctatTTAAAATTTTAGTACTGAATACTAGTCAATAGATTGTTACATATACAAAACAAAGTTAAATTTCAGACATTTGTTTAAGATTGACCAAttcaaattggttaggaagtagttattttgatgtgtaAAGTTTGTAAACCTAATTTAGTCAAGCTCTCGTAATAAAGTAATGCTACATGGcttgaattatagtaaaaaaagTAACAAATTAGCTTACAACCAATTAATTAGGAGGAAGTTTGAAGGAGACTACTGTTCATTAATATGAAAGCAGTTTCGTAAAACAGAATTGATAGTTTGATACTCCGAAATAATTATCGTCAAATGCAGTACAAATAATGCACAGTTATCAAAACTTAATTAGTACTTTAGTTATATCTTGGTTAAAGTATGGAAATTTTCACCGTTCCGTGATTTTCTTAACTTCTTCTCTCCTTGCATGGTTATAAAATATTCTTAAAACAATCTATACGAATTTTCGTTTTGTACT contains the following coding sequences:
- the LOC107634772 gene encoding uncharacterized protein LOC107634772, whose amino-acid sequence is MMMEERKKFVCKYCSKRFPCGKSLGGHIRTHITEERTTINASSSPIAANTHDLLLKKRKRDSSWPTQSAAGGGGGGAAAGNNNNSPIYGLRENPKKTTRFVHIDGAAATNLAREKEERFCKECGKGFPSMKALCGHMACHSDKDKDREKLVVMAMDDDGDDDEYGDNNSQSDAESSGGAAASLLPRRRSKRMMRFKNLRPFCSSSPSASVSEVEQQQEEQEEVARMLMMLSRDSGRRGRFVSLTESSDNNSVVLNTNKVAAVTVSNNNGRKNFVPNDSDSAAGSLRSGLKNKMVDSDVSIDEFKGWKNVKDKDKERRSKYSSTVAFAAAVKDLEYETTISTTATTRKKFDFRKRANYDSLIHSSTEVPTKNEKTGFANDEYDDCSYDSTEYDDVDEDEESDENSTDTDTDSFPAPKAHSTKASTKANKKKKNMTKKKKLKSKKSKEHECPICYKIFKSGQALGGHKRSHFIGGSSEENTLVIKQHHAAPSSLVVVPNCLIDLNLPAPVDD